From the genome of Streptomyces sp. NBC_01341, one region includes:
- a CDS encoding glycosyltransferase — MSVHSHSAAPNTAAAAPEFPRHVVTAVLVAHDGARWLPEVLAGLLGQERPVQNVVAADTGSADDSARLVTEALGGERVLHLARRTSFGTAVEEATRSAGVLTPDDLPYLKRPSGWDPVTRTWRDDAYDLPELPHGDPVQWLWLLHDDSAPEPDALAEMLRVVDNDRHAAIVGPKLRGWYDRKQLLEVGVSIANSGRRWTGLDRREQDQGQHDQVRTVLSVSSAGMLVRRDVWEELGGFDRRLPLMRDDVDLCWRAHLAGHRVLVAPEAVLRHAEASARERRPIDCAGRSVASPHRVDKAGAVYTMLVNARGKQLPWALLRLLVGTVLRTVAYLVGKVPGQALDEVAGLFGTLLRPGRILAARRDRRGGTVDAAELRSLFPPPGATVRATFEQVAGNFGSRTDTDSGGSRHGAVESGPGGDDADFLQIEQFARLKRLGRKPGPVLFALLLLVSLVACRGLLGGGALAGGALLPAPADVSDLWGRYADGWHPVGTGGTQSAPPYLAVIAALSALFLGSTGFALTLLLVCSVPLAGLTAYFASRPLLESRLLRAWASVAYAFLPAATGALATGRLGTAVLAVLLPLIARAAVAAHGLRGNGSSARGSWRATWAYTLLLTFTTAFTPVVWPLAVVLGIAVLALRRNDIAAYGLRFLAAVGTPLLVLAPWSLSLLASPSDFLKEAGLDLGAGTASAVDLLGISPGGPKAAGGVLLLGIVLAALAALLRGERQFAIRTAWVVVLTGLAFAGLSNGSTWAGPATLVYGIALLAAALLGADGARVRVAALSFGWRQPVAALIALAAGIAPVLAAAGWMIGGAAGPLERRDPVQVPAFVAEESSTRDQPRTLVLGGTSPAAVSYSLVRGSGARLGDAELTEAGGSNSHLDKVVANLVAGSGADQGSQLSGFAIRYVLVRDGAPRQMSRVLDSTPGLSRLSQLDGSALWRVDRQVSRLAIVPSGEDAVPVPVGSLPVEAHTEVPEGGTGRVLRIADAADPGWQATLNGRALTPKTVDGWAQGFSLPAEGGRLDLTYDTPITHSAWVWAQVALGIVLVVMALPGRRREIDDDLPEETDAVPDEPVAGEGRRARRLRAAAQAETAAATEGAEGPAYPDDPAAAPDPYIPAQQDTDPYAPVPGDQDGTGSYAAVPQQDTGSYAPVPGDQDGTGSYAAVPQQNYGEWDAQQYQGADYGQYPEGQDTGQYPGVQETGPYQGGQDAGQYYQADPYQQDPYQQQGAYDPYGYAQQQPYATGAGEAAPYEGQDGHDGHDQNPAPGQGPWPTGNASRGESE; from the coding sequence ATGTCCGTGCACAGCCACTCGGCGGCGCCGAATACGGCCGCCGCAGCCCCTGAGTTCCCCCGGCACGTCGTCACCGCCGTGCTCGTCGCCCACGACGGCGCGCGCTGGCTGCCCGAAGTGCTCGCCGGCCTGCTCGGGCAGGAACGCCCCGTGCAGAACGTCGTCGCCGCCGACACCGGCAGCGCCGACGACTCCGCCCGCCTGGTCACCGAGGCGCTGGGCGGCGAGCGCGTCCTGCACCTGGCGCGGCGCACGAGCTTCGGCACCGCCGTCGAGGAGGCGACCCGCTCCGCCGGTGTCCTCACCCCCGACGACCTGCCGTATCTGAAGCGCCCTAGTGGCTGGGACCCCGTCACACGGACCTGGCGCGACGACGCCTACGACCTTCCGGAGCTCCCGCACGGCGATCCCGTCCAGTGGCTCTGGCTGCTGCACGACGACAGTGCCCCCGAGCCGGACGCCCTCGCCGAGATGCTGCGCGTCGTCGACAACGACAGGCACGCCGCGATCGTCGGACCCAAGCTGCGCGGCTGGTACGACCGGAAGCAGCTCCTCGAGGTCGGCGTCTCCATCGCCAACAGCGGACGCCGCTGGACCGGACTGGACCGCCGCGAACAGGACCAGGGCCAGCACGACCAGGTCCGCACCGTCCTCTCCGTGTCCTCCGCGGGCATGCTCGTGCGGCGCGACGTCTGGGAGGAACTCGGCGGCTTCGACCGCAGACTCCCGCTGATGCGTGACGACGTCGACCTCTGCTGGCGCGCCCACCTGGCGGGCCACCGCGTCCTCGTCGCCCCGGAGGCCGTCCTGCGGCACGCCGAGGCCTCCGCGAGGGAACGCCGCCCCATCGACTGTGCCGGGCGCTCGGTCGCCAGCCCGCACCGCGTCGACAAGGCGGGCGCCGTCTACACGATGCTCGTCAACGCCCGTGGCAAGCAGCTGCCCTGGGCCCTGCTCCGTCTCCTCGTCGGCACGGTGCTGCGCACCGTCGCCTATCTCGTGGGCAAGGTGCCCGGGCAGGCACTCGACGAGGTCGCCGGACTCTTCGGCACCCTGCTGCGGCCCGGACGGATCCTCGCCGCCCGGCGCGACCGGCGCGGGGGGACGGTGGACGCGGCCGAACTGCGGTCGCTCTTCCCTCCGCCCGGTGCCACGGTCCGCGCCACGTTCGAACAGGTCGCGGGCAACTTCGGCAGCCGCACCGACACGGACTCCGGCGGGTCGCGGCACGGAGCGGTCGAGTCCGGCCCCGGCGGGGACGACGCCGACTTCCTGCAGATCGAGCAGTTCGCGCGGCTCAAGCGGCTCGGCCGCAAGCCCGGCCCCGTCCTCTTCGCGCTCCTCCTTCTCGTCTCGCTGGTGGCCTGCCGAGGCCTTCTCGGCGGCGGCGCGCTCGCGGGCGGCGCCCTGCTGCCCGCCCCGGCCGACGTCTCCGACCTCTGGGGGCGGTACGCGGACGGATGGCACCCCGTCGGCACGGGCGGAACCCAGTCCGCTCCTCCGTACCTCGCCGTGATCGCCGCCCTGTCGGCACTCTTCCTCGGCTCCACGGGCTTCGCGCTCACCCTGCTGCTCGTCTGCTCGGTCCCGCTCGCCGGGCTCACCGCGTACTTCGCCTCGCGGCCGCTGCTCGAATCCCGGCTGCTGCGTGCCTGGGCGAGCGTCGCGTACGCCTTCCTGCCGGCAGCGACCGGGGCGCTGGCCACCGGACGCCTCGGTACGGCCGTCCTGGCCGTGCTGCTCCCGCTGATCGCCCGCGCGGCCGTGGCCGCGCACGGACTTCGCGGGAACGGGTCGAGTGCACGGGGCAGCTGGCGCGCCACCTGGGCGTACACCCTGCTGCTCACCTTCACCACGGCCTTCACCCCGGTCGTCTGGCCGCTGGCCGTGGTGCTCGGCATCGCGGTGCTGGCCCTGCGCCGGAATGACATCGCGGCGTACGGCCTCCGCTTCCTGGCCGCGGTGGGCACCCCGCTGCTGGTCCTCGCGCCCTGGTCGCTCTCGCTGCTGGCCAGTCCGTCGGACTTCCTGAAGGAGGCCGGTCTCGACCTCGGCGCGGGTACGGCGTCCGCTGTCGACCTGCTGGGCATCAGCCCCGGTGGCCCCAAGGCCGCGGGCGGCGTCCTGCTGCTGGGTATCGTGCTGGCCGCGCTGGCCGCCCTGCTGCGCGGGGAGCGGCAGTTCGCCATCCGCACCGCCTGGGTGGTCGTGCTCACCGGCCTGGCCTTCGCCGGCCTCTCCAACGGCTCCACCTGGGCGGGGCCCGCGACTCTCGTCTACGGCATCGCGCTGCTCGCCGCCGCGCTGCTCGGTGCGGACGGCGCCCGGGTCCGCGTCGCCGCTCTCAGCTTCGGCTGGCGTCAGCCCGTCGCCGCCCTCATCGCGCTGGCCGCCGGGATCGCCCCGGTCCTGGCCGCGGCCGGCTGGATGATCGGCGGCGCGGCGGGACCGCTGGAGCGCCGCGACCCGGTGCAGGTGCCGGCGTTCGTCGCGGAGGAGAGCAGTACCCGCGACCAGCCGCGCACCCTGGTCCTCGGAGGCACGTCCCCGGCCGCTGTCTCCTACAGCCTGGTCCGCGGCTCGGGTGCCCGTCTGGGTGATGCCGAACTCACCGAGGCGGGCGGCAGCAACAGCCACCTCGACAAGGTCGTCGCCAACCTGGTCGCGGGCTCCGGCGCCGACCAGGGCAGCCAGCTCAGCGGCTTCGCGATCCGTTACGTCCTCGTACGCGACGGGGCGCCCCGTCAGATGAGCCGCGTCCTGGACTCGACCCCGGGGCTCAGCCGGCTCAGCCAGCTGGACGGCAGCGCCCTGTGGCGGGTCGACCGTCAGGTCTCCCGGCTCGCGATCGTCCCCTCCGGCGAGGACGCGGTGCCGGTCCCGGTCGGATCGCTGCCGGTGGAAGCGCACACCGAGGTCCCCGAGGGCGGTACGGGGCGGGTGCTGCGGATCGCCGACGCGGCCGACCCGGGCTGGCAGGCCACGCTGAACGGCCGGGCGCTGACCCCGAAGACCGTGGACGGCTGGGCGCAGGGCTTCTCCCTCCCCGCCGAGGGCGGCAGGCTCGACCTCACGTACGACACCCCGATCACGCACAGCGCCTGGGTGTGGGCGCAGGTGGCGCTCGGCATCGTCCTGGTGGTCATGGCTCTGCCGGGCCGCCGCCGGGAGATCGACGACGACCTGCCCGAGGAGACGGACGCCGTCCCGGACGAGCCGGTCGCGGGTGAAGGACGCCGGGCGCGCAGGCTGCGTGCGGCGGCCCAGGCCGAGACCGCCGCGGCCACCGAGGGTGCGGAGGGGCCGGCGTACCCGGACGACCCGGCCGCCGCTCCTGACCCGTACATCCCGGCGCAGCAGGACACCGATCCGTACGCGCCGGTCCCGGGCGACCAGGACGGTACGGGCTCCTACGCGGCGGTGCCGCAGCAGGACACGGGGTCCTACGCGCCGGTCCCGGGCGACCAGGACGGTACGGGCTCCTACGCGGCGGTGCCCCAGCAGAACTACGGGGAGTGGGACGCCCAGCAGTACCAGGGTGCCGACTACGGCCAGTACCCGGAGGGCCAGGACACCGGCCAGTACCCCGGTGTGCAGGAGACCGGCCCGTACCAGGGCGGTCAGGACGCGGGCCAGTACTACCAGGCCGATCCGTACCAGCAGGACCCGTACCAGCAGCAGGGCGCCTACGACCCGTACGGCTACGCCCAGCAGCAGCCCTACGCCACGGGGGCCGGCGAAGCCGCCCCGTACGAGGGGCAGGACGGGCATGACGGGCACGACCAGAACCCAGCCCCGGGCCAGGGCCCGTGGCCGACCGGCAACGCATCGCGAGGCGAGTCCGAGTGA
- a CDS encoding DUF5719 family protein → MKSTPLYLVAGTVALAAVTGFAALTAPGDEGPVEPQAAALLPVERSSLLCPAPSMSDLADTTYTSFTPEGEGGGEAGAAELKAAEALPADDAPAGEDADKGKDKGTDAEKGRTAESKPVLSLKDLGKPSIAETSKSGAPALVGTATGKLAPGWTTQQTTTAEAGGARGLLGVSCTTPDTDFWFPGASTAAARQDYVHLTNPDDTAAVADIELYGAEGPLKSDAGEGITVPARSSVPILISTLTGEAAENVTVHVTTRTGRVGSAVSAAEDKVGSDWLAKSADPAQTLVLPGIPSDATSVRLVAFAPGEDDADVKIQLMGKNATFSPAGNDTLHIKSRMTASVDLKNITRGEPGSIRLTSTDGSRTPVVAALRVVRGSGAGQEIAFIPATAPVGDRASVADNRAKASVLSLTAPGATAKVKVTASAGSGGGEKTSKTYTVKGGTTLEVIPEAPDGLKGGYALTVETESGGPVHAARTLTLKEGGVSMFTVQTMPDDGGTVEVPAVQQDLSVLDD, encoded by the coding sequence GTGAAGTCCACACCCCTGTACCTGGTGGCGGGCACCGTCGCCCTCGCCGCCGTCACCGGTTTCGCCGCGCTCACCGCGCCCGGCGACGAGGGCCCGGTCGAGCCGCAGGCAGCGGCACTGCTTCCCGTGGAGCGCTCCAGCCTCCTGTGCCCCGCGCCGAGCATGTCCGACCTGGCGGATACGACGTACACCTCCTTCACCCCGGAGGGGGAGGGCGGCGGGGAGGCCGGTGCCGCCGAACTGAAGGCCGCCGAGGCCCTGCCGGCGGACGACGCGCCCGCCGGAGAGGACGCGGACAAGGGCAAGGACAAGGGGACCGACGCCGAAAAGGGGAGGACGGCGGAGTCCAAGCCTGTCCTCTCCCTGAAGGACCTCGGCAAGCCGTCCATCGCCGAGACGTCCAAGTCAGGTGCCCCCGCCCTGGTCGGCACCGCGACCGGCAAGCTGGCCCCCGGCTGGACGACCCAGCAGACGACCACGGCCGAGGCAGGCGGCGCCCGCGGTCTGCTCGGTGTCAGCTGCACCACCCCCGACACCGACTTCTGGTTCCCGGGAGCCAGCACCGCGGCGGCCCGCCAGGACTACGTCCATCTGACCAACCCCGACGACACGGCCGCCGTCGCCGACATCGAGCTGTACGGAGCCGAGGGCCCCCTCAAGTCGGACGCGGGCGAGGGCATCACGGTCCCGGCGAGGTCCAGCGTGCCGATCCTGATCTCGACGCTGACCGGGGAGGCCGCCGAGAACGTGACCGTCCACGTCACCACGCGGACCGGGCGGGTCGGCTCCGCTGTGAGCGCCGCCGAGGACAAGGTGGGCAGCGACTGGCTGGCCAAGTCCGCCGACCCTGCGCAGACCCTGGTCCTGCCGGGCATCCCGTCGGACGCCACCTCCGTGCGCCTGGTGGCCTTCGCACCCGGCGAGGACGACGCCGACGTGAAGATCCAGCTCATGGGCAAGAACGCGACGTTCTCACCGGCGGGGAACGACACCCTCCACATCAAGTCGCGGATGACCGCGAGCGTCGATCTCAAGAACATCACCCGGGGTGAGCCCGGCTCGATCCGGCTGACCTCGACCGACGGCAGCAGGACACCGGTGGTAGCCGCCCTGCGCGTGGTGCGGGGGAGCGGTGCCGGGCAGGAGATCGCGTTCATCCCGGCGACCGCGCCGGTCGGCGACCGGGCGAGCGTCGCCGACAACCGGGCGAAGGCCTCGGTCCTCTCGCTGACCGCCCCGGGAGCGACGGCCAAGGTCAAGGTGACCGCGTCGGCGGGCAGCGGGGGCGGCGAGAAGACCTCCAAGACCTACACGGTCAAGGGCGGTACGACGCTCGAGGTGATCCCGGAGGCACCGGACGGTCTCAAGGGCGGCTACGCGCTGACGGTGGAGACGGAGTCGGGCGGCCCGGTCCACGCCGCCCGCACGCTCACGCTCAAGGAGGGCGGCGTCAGCATGTTCACGGTGCAGACGATGCCGGACGACGGGGGCACCGTCGAGGTGCCCGCCGTGCAGCAGGACCTGTCCGTCCTGGACGACTGA
- a CDS encoding metallopeptidase family protein — MDSSVPPHPQEPRPRRRDRHGRGMRGPVAPPQVPLSLSRAESFRDLVQDSVERLERRWPQLTDVDFLVLDVPGSLDDTVPLGRALSASKGRPAQIVVYRRPVEIRVKSRDERALLVHEVVVEQVAELLGLSPESVDPRYGQD, encoded by the coding sequence ATGGACAGTTCCGTACCGCCCCACCCACAGGAGCCCCGGCCCCGCCGTCGAGACCGTCATGGCCGCGGGATGCGCGGACCGGTCGCGCCGCCGCAGGTCCCGCTGTCGCTCAGCAGGGCCGAGAGCTTCCGCGACCTCGTCCAGGACTCGGTGGAACGGTTGGAGCGGCGCTGGCCGCAGCTGACGGACGTCGACTTCCTGGTCCTCGACGTCCCGGGCTCCCTCGATGACACGGTGCCGCTGGGCCGCGCGCTGTCCGCGTCCAAGGGCAGGCCCGCGCAGATCGTCGTCTACCGGCGCCCCGTGGAGATCCGCGTCAAGAGCCGCGACGAGCGGGCCCTGCTGGTGCACGAGGTCGTGGTGGAGCAGGTCGCGGAGTTGCTCGGGCTGTCACCCGAGTCGGTGGACCCGCGCTACGGACAGGACTGA
- a CDS encoding DUF3499 domain-containing protein: MSPVRRCSRTACGRPAVATLTYVYADSTAVLGPLATYAEPHCYDLCAEHGERLTAPRGWEVVRLSDPSVPSRPSGDDLEALANAVREAARPQDRQPGAGRGPRAADPVEVARRGHLRVLRSPDS; this comes from the coding sequence GTGAGCCCTGTACGTCGCTGTTCGCGAACCGCGTGCGGCCGTCCCGCCGTCGCGACACTGACGTACGTCTATGCCGACTCGACCGCGGTCCTCGGCCCGCTCGCCACCTATGCCGAGCCCCACTGCTACGACCTCTGTGCCGAGCACGGTGAGCGGCTCACCGCGCCACGGGGCTGGGAGGTCGTCCGGCTCTCCGACCCCTCGGTTCCCTCCCGCCCCAGCGGTGACGATCTCGAAGCGCTCGCCAACGCCGTGCGCGAGGCGGCGAGGCCCCAGGACCGGCAGCCGGGCGCCGGCCGTGGGCCGCGTGCGGCGGATCCGGTGGAGGTCGCCCGCCGAGGTCATCTGCGGGTGCTGCGGTCCCCGGATTCCTGA
- a CDS encoding L-lactate permease, whose amino-acid sequence MFVQQLEPVADSLALSALVASLPLVSVLVLLGAVRMKAHLAGLIGLAVAVLVARLAYGMPLGQTLSAGAQGVLFGLFPIMWIVVNALWVYRMTVRTRHFDVLRRSFGRVSDDPRIQALVIAFCFGALLEALAGFGAPVAICSVMLVALGFDPVKAAVVSLVANTAPVAFGAMGTPVVTLAQVTGLPLDDVASVVGRQTPLLALVVPLILVFLVDGRRGLRETWVPALVCGVAFAAAQFAASNYVSAQLADIAAALVGAGALIALPGARRPAGEPVRATVLTGARSEDLDQEDPRREVLRAYAPYALIVAVFSLAQIPPVKRLLAEATRVFDWPFLDVAGPGGRPVGANVFTLPLLGTGGTLVLLAGLITAAVLGVRAGAAAREWAATVCELRHAILTVTSVLALAYVMNLSGQAATIGQSVAAAGAGLAFLSPVLGWFGVAVSGSDTSANALFGALQVSAAHESGLSPELLAAANSSGGVLGKMISPQNLTIACAAVGLAGREGDLLRKVLPWSLGLLLVMCLVVTAQSTVLLGWMLP is encoded by the coding sequence GTGTTTGTCCAGCAACTCGAACCCGTAGCCGATTCGCTCGCCCTGTCCGCACTCGTCGCCTCACTGCCCCTCGTCAGCGTGCTGGTCCTGCTGGGCGCCGTCCGGATGAAAGCCCACCTCGCCGGGCTCATCGGCCTCGCGGTCGCCGTACTCGTCGCCCGGCTCGCCTACGGCATGCCCCTCGGGCAGACGCTCTCCGCCGGGGCACAAGGTGTCCTCTTCGGCCTCTTCCCCATCATGTGGATCGTCGTCAACGCCCTCTGGGTGTACCGGATGACCGTCCGCACCCGGCACTTCGACGTCCTCCGCCGCTCCTTCGGCCGGGTCTCCGACGACCCCCGCATCCAGGCGCTGGTCATCGCCTTCTGCTTCGGCGCGCTCCTGGAGGCCCTGGCCGGCTTCGGCGCACCCGTCGCGATCTGCTCGGTCATGCTCGTCGCGCTCGGATTCGACCCGGTGAAGGCGGCCGTCGTCTCCCTGGTCGCCAACACCGCGCCCGTCGCCTTCGGGGCCATGGGCACACCGGTCGTGACACTGGCCCAGGTCACCGGCCTGCCCCTGGACGACGTCGCCTCGGTCGTCGGCCGCCAGACCCCGCTGCTCGCACTCGTCGTCCCGCTGATCCTGGTCTTCCTGGTGGACGGCAGGCGGGGGCTCCGGGAGACCTGGGTGCCCGCGCTCGTCTGCGGAGTGGCCTTCGCCGCAGCCCAGTTCGCCGCGTCCAACTACGTCTCCGCGCAACTCGCCGACATCGCGGCCGCACTCGTGGGCGCGGGCGCCCTGATCGCGCTGCCCGGCGCCCGCCGGCCGGCCGGCGAACCCGTACGCGCGACCGTGCTCACCGGTGCCCGCAGCGAAGACCTCGACCAGGAGGACCCGCGCCGCGAGGTGCTGCGCGCCTACGCCCCCTACGCACTGATCGTCGCGGTGTTCTCCCTCGCCCAGATCCCGCCGGTCAAGCGGCTGCTGGCCGAGGCCACCCGCGTCTTCGACTGGCCCTTCCTCGACGTCGCGGGGCCCGGCGGCCGGCCGGTGGGTGCCAACGTGTTCACCCTTCCGCTCCTCGGCACGGGCGGCACCCTCGTCCTGCTCGCCGGGCTGATCACCGCCGCCGTACTCGGCGTACGGGCCGGTGCCGCGGCGCGGGAGTGGGCGGCCACCGTGTGTGAACTGCGCCATGCCATCCTCACGGTGACGTCCGTACTCGCCCTCGCCTACGTCATGAACCTCTCCGGGCAGGCCGCCACCATCGGCCAGTCCGTCGCCGCGGCGGGCGCCGGGCTCGCCTTCCTCTCCCCGGTGCTCGGCTGGTTCGGCGTCGCGGTATCCGGCTCCGACACCTCGGCCAATGCCCTCTTCGGGGCCCTCCAGGTGTCCGCCGCGCACGAATCCGGCCTGTCGCCGGAACTGCTCGCCGCCGCGAACAGCTCCGGGGGAGTGCTCGGCAAGATGATCTCGCCGCAGAACCTGACGATCGCCTGCGCCGCCGTCGGCCTTGCCGGGCGGGAAGGGGACCTGCTGCGCAAGGTCCTGCCCTGGAGCCTCGGCCTGCTGCTGGTGATGTGCCTGGTGGTGACGGCGCAGAGCACGGTCCTGCTGGGCTGGATGCTCCCCTGA
- a CDS encoding phosphomannomutase/phosphoglucomutase, with translation MVADLSQLVKAYDVRGVVPDQWDEPLAELFGAAFVQVTEADAIVIGHDMRPSSPGLAAAFARGATGRGADVTLIGLCSTDQLYYASGALGLPGAMFTASHNPARYNGIKLCRAGAAPVGQDTGLTEIRTLVEKWSEHGLPDPAAEVPGTVTERETLDDYAAHLRGLVDLSGIRPLKVVVDAGNGMGGHTVPTVFAGLPLDLVPMYFELDGTFPNHEANPLDPKNIVDLRARVLAEEADLGLAFDGDADRCFVVDEHGDGVSPSAITSLVAARELARNGGKGTVIHNLITSWSVPEVVRENGGTPVRTRVGHSFIKAEMAAHGAIFGGEHSAHYYFRDFWNADTGMLAALHVLAALGGQDGPLSGLLDRYDRYTGSGEINSTVADQAERLDAIRAAYGERDDVRFDELDGLTVTSGDWWFNLRASNTEPLLRLNVEARDGKTMEAVRDEVLALVRA, from the coding sequence GTGGTAGCTGACCTGTCGCAGCTCGTGAAGGCGTACGACGTGCGCGGAGTCGTGCCCGACCAGTGGGACGAGCCGCTCGCCGAACTCTTCGGCGCTGCCTTCGTCCAGGTCACCGAAGCGGACGCGATCGTGATCGGCCACGACATGCGGCCCTCCTCACCCGGTCTGGCCGCCGCCTTCGCCCGCGGTGCCACGGGCCGCGGCGCCGACGTGACCCTCATCGGGCTCTGCTCGACGGACCAGCTGTACTACGCGTCCGGGGCCCTCGGCCTGCCCGGAGCGATGTTCACGGCCTCGCACAACCCGGCCCGGTACAACGGCATCAAGCTGTGCCGGGCCGGAGCCGCGCCCGTGGGCCAGGACACCGGCCTCACCGAGATCCGCACCCTGGTCGAGAAGTGGTCGGAGCACGGCCTCCCGGACCCGGCCGCCGAGGTCCCGGGCACGGTCACCGAGCGCGAGACCCTCGACGACTACGCCGCACACCTGCGGGGACTCGTCGACCTCTCCGGGATCCGTCCGCTCAAGGTCGTCGTGGACGCGGGCAACGGCATGGGCGGCCACACCGTCCCCACCGTTTTCGCGGGCCTCCCCCTCGACCTCGTACCCATGTACTTCGAGCTCGACGGCACCTTCCCGAACCACGAGGCCAACCCCCTCGACCCGAAGAACATCGTCGACCTGCGGGCCCGGGTCCTCGCCGAGGAAGCCGACCTCGGTCTCGCCTTCGACGGCGACGCGGACCGCTGCTTCGTCGTCGACGAGCACGGCGACGGCGTGTCCCCCTCTGCGATCACCTCCCTCGTCGCCGCCCGCGAGCTGGCCCGCAACGGCGGCAAGGGCACCGTCATCCACAACCTGATCACCTCCTGGTCCGTCCCCGAGGTCGTACGCGAGAACGGCGGAACCCCCGTCCGCACCCGCGTCGGCCACTCCTTCATCAAGGCCGAGATGGCCGCTCACGGGGCGATCTTCGGCGGCGAGCACTCCGCCCACTACTACTTCCGCGACTTCTGGAACGCCGACACCGGCATGCTCGCGGCCCTCCACGTCCTCGCCGCTCTCGGCGGACAGGACGGTCCGCTCTCGGGTCTCCTGGACCGGTACGACCGCTACACCGGGTCCGGTGAGATCAACTCCACCGTCGCCGACCAGGCGGAACGGCTCGACGCGATCAGAGCCGCCTACGGGGAGCGCGACGACGTCAGGTTCGACGAGCTCGACGGACTCACGGTCACGAGCGGTGACTGGTGGTTCAACCTCCGCGCCTCCAACACCGAACCGCTCCTGCGCCTCAACGTCGAGGCGCGCGACGGGAAGACCATGGAAGCGGTACGCGACGAGGTTCTCGCCCTCGTCCGCGCGTGA
- a CDS encoding Trm112 family protein, with the protein MPLEAGLLEILACPACHAALDDRSAAESPELVCTGADCGLAYPVRDDIPVLLVDEARRPA; encoded by the coding sequence ATGCCGCTCGAAGCCGGCCTTCTGGAGATCCTCGCCTGCCCGGCCTGTCACGCCGCGCTAGACGACCGGTCCGCCGCCGAAAGCCCCGAGCTGGTCTGCACCGGCGCGGACTGCGGTCTCGCCTACCCGGTGCGCGACGACATCCCGGTCCTCCTTGTCGACGAGGCCCGGCGCCCCGCGTAA
- a CDS encoding SIS domain-containing protein, with the protein MLDESLLDAPEALTRADRRGLLRGAAEAGARVRTAARHAAEAGIGALAPEGRPRAVLVAGPGTAASGVADLIGALAGAAAPVTAIRPTGVAAAAGALRWTLPGWAGSVDLLLIATADGSEPGLARLAEQAYRRGCTVVAVAPVRSPLREAVDGIHGLVVPMAAAPHGEYDAETSAAGPGTLWALLTPLLALLDRVGLVDAPADVLQKVADRLDRTAERCGPAVATYSNPAKTLAAELADSLPLVWTEGDTAGPVGRRFAAVLAELAGRPALVAELPEALPSHGALLAGAFAAGADPDDFFRDRVDEPEAMRARVVLLRDRPAGGLTAGPAARELALGHETAISELEPEEGSELEALAELLAVTDFAAVYLSLASDNRV; encoded by the coding sequence ATGCTCGACGAGTCGTTGCTCGACGCACCGGAAGCCCTGACCCGGGCAGACCGGCGCGGGCTGCTCCGCGGCGCAGCCGAAGCCGGGGCCCGCGTCCGTACCGCCGCCCGGCACGCCGCCGAGGCGGGCATCGGTGCGCTGGCGCCGGAAGGGCGGCCACGTGCCGTCCTCGTCGCGGGGCCCGGTACCGCGGCGTCCGGCGTCGCCGATCTGATCGGCGCCCTCGCCGGGGCCGCCGCGCCCGTGACCGCGATCCGTCCCACCGGGGTCGCGGCGGCCGCCGGCGCGCTGCGCTGGACCCTTCCGGGCTGGGCCGGATCCGTGGACCTGCTGCTGATCGCCACCGCCGACGGATCGGAACCCGGCCTCGCCCGCCTCGCCGAGCAGGCGTACCGCCGCGGTTGCACCGTCGTGGCCGTCGCCCCCGTCCGCTCCCCGCTGCGGGAAGCCGTCGACGGGATCCACGGACTCGTCGTCCCGATGGCGGCTGCCCCGCACGGCGAGTACGACGCCGAGACATCGGCCGCCGGCCCAGGCACCCTGTGGGCCCTGCTCACCCCGCTGCTGGCCCTGCTGGACCGGGTGGGCCTCGTCGACGCACCCGCCGACGTCCTGCAGAAGGTCGCCGACCGGCTCGACCGCACCGCCGAGCGCTGCGGGCCCGCCGTCGCCACGTACAGCAACCCGGCCAAGACCCTTGCCGCCGAGCTCGCCGACAGCCTGCCCCTCGTGTGGACGGAGGGTGACACCGCCGGCCCCGTCGGCCGCCGGTTCGCCGCGGTCCTGGCAGAGCTCGCCGGCCGCCCGGCCCTGGTGGCCGAACTGCCCGAGGCCCTGCCCTCGCACGGGGCGCTGCTGGCCGGAGCCTTCGCCGCGGGAGCCGACCCCGACGACTTCTTCCGGGACCGGGTCGACGAGCCCGAGGCCATGCGGGCCCGGGTCGTCCTGCTCCGTGACCGCCCGGCAGGCGGGCTGACCGCGGGACCGGCGGCCCGGGAGCTGGCCCTCGGCCACGAGACGGCCATCAGTGAACTCGAACCGGAGGAGGGCAGCGAACTCGAAGCCCTCGCCGAACTCCTCGCGGTCACCGACTTCGCCGCCGTCTACCTCTCCCTCGCCTCCGACAACAGGGTCTGA